CTGTCGCCGATCAAATTGCGATCGCGATCGATCAAGCCAAACTCTATGAAGAAAGTCGCCGCACCGCCGCTTTAGCCACCGCACAAGCCGAACAACTCCAACAAGCCTTACACAATCTTCAGCAAACCCAAGCTCAACTCGTACAAACCGAGAAACTCTCTGCTTTAGGTCATCTGCTAGCCGGGGTAGCGCACGAGATTAATAACCCCGTCAGCTTTATCTATGGCAATCTTACCTTTGCCAATGAGTACGCCAGAGATTTATTGGAATTGGTCAAACTTTATCAGGAACATTACCCCGATCCAGTCGAACCCATCCAAGATTACCGGGACAACATTGATTTAGAATTTTTAATGCAAGATTTGCCTCAAATGCTGTCTTCTATGAAAGTTGGAGCCGATCGCATTCGAGAAATTGTCTTGTCGTTGCGGACATTCTCGCGCAGCGATCGCGGAAAAATGCAGCAGGTGAACCTCCATGAAGGCATTGAAAGCACGCTAGTCATTTTACAAAATCAGCTTAAGCCAAAATCCCATCGTCCCGCGATTGAGGTGGTGAAAGAGTACGGCAATTTACCCAGTGTTGAGTGCTACGCAGGACAACTCAACCAGGTATTTATGAATATTTTGAGTAATGCCATTGATGCGTTAGAAGAGTCCTTGCTCGAACGACCGCTATCTGTGGTGGGGAGTAGCGATCGCCATTCAGAATATAACGGCAAATCCCCGCTGGAAAAACCCCCAACCATCTGGATTCGCACTCAAATCAGCCGTCCCCATTATGTTTCAATTACCATTGCGGATAACGGCCCTGGAATGCCAGAAGCGATTCAAACGCAACTGTTCGACCCCTTCTTTACCACCAAGCCGGTTGGTAAAGGGACGGGTTTAGGGTTATCCATTAGCTATCAGATTATTGTCGAAAAACATAAAGGTCAGCTTTGGTGCAAGAGCCAACCGGGACAAGGAACGGAGTTTTTAATCGAAATTCCCGTTAGCCAGCAGATCTCGCGCTCATTCTAGCTCAACGAACGGTCAGACTTATCACTCCTCGTGAGGCAGCAACGGAAAAAAGTGACCTACCGGCCCGCTTCCTTGACCCAAAGCCAAGGCGTGTTGTAGCGCCTGGGTGACATAGGCTTTCGCAAGTTGGATGGCGGGGAATAAATCTTGTCCTAGCGCTAATTGAGCTGCGATCGCTGCGGCTAGGGTGCATCCAGTGCCATGCGTGTGCGGAGTCTCGACGGTTGTAGTTTTCAAGGTTTCGTAGCGTTTCCCATCAAACCAGATATCTACGCCTCGCGCCGCGCCGCTTAACCCGCCGCCTTTAATTAAGACGGGAACCCCAACTTGTTGATAAATCCGCTGGGCCGCCGCCCGCATATCATCTAAACTCTGAATGAGCAAACCGCTGAGAATCTGTGCCTCGTAACGGTTGGGGGTGACAAGCGTCGCCTGGGGAATCAATTGTTCGCGCAAAATTGCGATCGCCTCATCATCAATTAACTGGGCCCCCGTGCGCGATACCATCACCGGATCGACCACTAGGTTCGCAAACGGATAGTCTTTCACCTGTTGCGCCACCGCCGCAATAATCGACGGGTTGAGCAACATTCCCGTCTTTGCCGCTTGCACGCCAATATCGCTCCTCACCGCTTCAATTTGAGCGATGACCGCCTCTACGGGGAGAGCATCTACGCGAGTCACCCCCAGCGTATTTTGAGCCGTAACGCAAGTAATGGCACTCGTTCCGTGAACGCAGTGAAAAGCGAAGGTGCGTAAATCCGCTTGAATTCCCGCACCGCCCCCGCTATCTGACCCTGCAATGGTTAGAGCGACGGGTATCGAGCGAGAAGTAGTATTGGTCATAGGGCAATTTAGGGAGGGGAATGGGGAAGA
The sequence above is drawn from the Desertifilum tharense IPPAS B-1220 genome and encodes:
- the thiD gene encoding bifunctional hydroxymethylpyrimidine kinase/phosphomethylpyrimidine kinase codes for the protein MTNTTSRSIPVALTIAGSDSGGGAGIQADLRTFAFHCVHGTSAITCVTAQNTLGVTRVDALPVEAVIAQIEAVRSDIGVQAAKTGMLLNPSIIAAVAQQVKDYPFANLVVDPVMVSRTGAQLIDDEAIAILREQLIPQATLVTPNRYEAQILSGLLIQSLDDMRAAAQRIYQQVGVPVLIKGGGLSGAARGVDIWFDGKRYETLKTTTVETPHTHGTGCTLAAAIAAQLALGQDLFPAIQLAKAYVTQALQHALALGQGSGPVGHFFPLLPHEE